One window from the genome of Malus domestica chromosome 01, GDT2T_hap1 encodes:
- the LOC103444921 gene encoding inositol-tetrakisphosphate 1-kinase 2-like: MAPSTNSLVSQSEAAPVRRYRIGYAFAPKKEQTFIQPSLLHHASRYGIDFVPISIIDSTATAKTLIEQGPFDCIIHKLYGPHWNQQLKEYSLKYPQTLILDPPESIERLHNRVSMLDVVTAFESKPHQSGDRFQSKISVPKQVLVDHYPEGEEATNLLAGLEFPVIAKPLLANGSAKSHEMCLIFNPKGLRSLLADTDSPILLQQFVNHGGVVFKGYSIGEHVQCVKRRSLPDISEEQVTALEGAVLPFSQISNSANDEHNLAHDPHEMPPLEFVEEVAKGIRVGLKLNFFNFDVIRDSKDPSSYFVIDINYFPGYAKLPNYEHALTDFLLNLLATSSHPQSQNQKELLQLKEEEAATSLESDVKQHRGHKED, translated from the coding sequence ATGGCGCCAAGCACAAACTCACTCGTATCACAATCAGAAGCAGCACCGGTCCGTCGCTACCGCATCGGGTATGCCTTCGCACCCAAAAAAGAGCAGACCTTCATCCAGCCCTCTCTCCTCCACCATGCCTCTCGTTACGGCATCGATTTCGTCCCCATTTCAATAATCGATTCCACCGCTACCGCCAAGACCCTGATCGAGCAAGGCCCCTTCGATTGCATCATCCACAAGCTCTACGGCCCCCACTGGAACCAACAGCTCAAGGAATACTCGTTAAAGTATCCACAAACGCTCATTCTTGACCCGCCCGAGTCCATCGAGCGCCTCCACAATCGGGTCTCCATGCTCGACGTCGTCACCGCCTTTGAATCGAAGCCGCATCAGTCAGGCGACAGATTCCAATCGAAGATCTCGGTGCCCAAACAGGTGCTGGTTGACCATTACCCGGAAGGCGAAGAAGCAACTAATTTGTTGGCGGGGTTGGAGTTTCCGGTGATTGCAAAGCCGTTGTTGGCGAATGGCAGCGCCAAGTCGCACGAGATGTGTTTGATTTTTAACCCCAAGGGGTTGCGCAGTCTTCTGGCCGATACTGATAGTCCCATTTTGCTGCAACAGTTTGTGAACCACGGCGGGGTGGTGTTCAAGGGTTACTCAATCGGAGAGCACGTCCAGTGCGTCAAGCGGAGGTCACTGCCGGACATTTCGGAGGAGCAGGTGACCGCATTGGAAGGGGCAGTGCTTCCTTTTTCCCAGATATCAAATTCTGCGAATGACGAGCATAATCTGGCTCATGATCCTCACGAAATGCCTCCGCTGGAGTTTGTTGAGGAGGTGGCGAAGGGGATACGCGTGGGCCTCAAACTCAACTTTTTCAACTTTGACGTGATAAGGGATTCGAAGGACCCCAGCAGCTATTTTGTGATCGACATCAATTACTTTCCTGGGTATGCCAAATTGCCTAACTACGAGCATGCCTTGACTGACTTTTTGCTGAATCTGCTTGCAACAAGTAGTCATCCCcaaagccaaaaccaaaaggAGCTCCTGCAGctcaaggaagaagaagctgcCACAAGTTTGGAGTCCGATGTCAAACAACACAGGGGTCATAAGGAGGACTAG
- the LOC103445818 gene encoding transcription factor MYB53-like yields the protein MMGRSSATASAWCDDDQDEKSSTDTMIKKGPWTPEEDQKLVEYLERYGHGSWRALPKLAGLNRCGKSCRLRWTNYLRPDIKRGNFSQEEEQTILNLHSLLGNKWSAIASNLPGRTDNEIKNFWNTHLKKKLLKMGIDPVTHNPISTTGTNIDHHQYLMIINQILSSLAPQLLAASSSSSCSSTSTCNPLMLNNPWEWDRINNINNNVNMNALLGLHLSDAKTEVLQTILQQQLLSTGSPPNNSNYVEAALNYLLGSSSYSYNNSVPDDHHQQICGQYHSHHHPQSFSVNIGAPVHTNTQFSHLSIPNIIHKPPHLLEHDQQPLPVYVASSAGPASNLIYTAGTMINKTGQQLGGPSSGSYSYATPTVASDHHQLPLLVPSPECSAANINLMTGNKIVDTRTNNPNTNQDHVISDPNSRSTSTTSTTFEAWGDLMDHHDEPTNHSYWKHIILDP from the exons ATGATGGGGAGATCATCAGCAACAGCATCAGCGTGGTGCGATGATGATCAAGATGAAAAGAGCAGCACAGATACAATGATAAAGAAAGGGCCATGGACACCAGAAGAGGATCAAAAGCTTGTGGAATACCTTGAAAGATATGGGCATGGGAGTTGGAGAGCACTCCCCAAGCTGGCAGGTTTGAACAGGTGCGGTAAGAGTTGCAGGCTGCGCTGGACCAACTATCTCCGGCCTGACATCAAGAGGGGTAACTTCTCCCAGGAAGAAGAGCAAACCATCCTCAACCTCCATTCTCTTCTTGGCAACAA ATGGTCGgcgatagctagcaatcttcctgGAAGGACGGATAACGAAATCAAGAACTTTTGGAATACCCATTTAAAAAAGAAGCTGCTCAAAATGGGCATCGACCCTGTCACCCACAATCCTATCTCAACCACTGGTACTAACATTGATCATCATCAGTATCTCATGATCATCAATCAAATTCTTTCCAGTTTGGCTCCGCAGTTGCtcgctgcttcttcttcttcttcttgttcaagCACTAGTACATGTAATCCTCTGATGCTGAATAATCCATGGGAATGGGACCGTATTAACAACATCAATAATAATGTGAATATGAATGCTCTCCTGGGGCTCCACTTGTCCGACGCCAAAACCGAAGTTTTGCAAACCATACTTCAACAGCAACTCCTAAGCACTGGTAGTCCTCCAAATAATAGTAATTATGTGGAGGCCGCTCTTAATTATCTTTTAGGGTCATCATCATATTCATATAATAATTCAGTTCCTGATGATCATCATCAACAGATCTGTGGTCAATATCATTCTCATCATCATCCCCAAAGTTTTAGCGTCAATATTGGTGCCCCAGTTCATACTAATACTCAATTTTCCCACTTAAGTATTCCAAACATAATACATAAACCTCCTCATCTTCTTGAGCACGATCAGCAGCCACTGCCGGTATACGTGGCAAGCAGCGCAGGCCCAGCCTCAAACTTGATTTATACGGCCGGCACGATGATCAACAAGACCGGCCAGCAGCTCGGTGGCCCATCATCAggatcatattcatatgcaacTCCAACAGTAGCTTCAGATCATCATCAACTACCTCTTTTGGTGCCCTCACCCGAGTGTTCTGCTGCCAATATTAATCTAATGACGGGAAATAAGATTGTTGATACTAGGACTAATAACCCTAATACTAATCAAGATCATGTAATTTCTGACCCAAACTCACGCAGTACTTCAACTACTTCAACCACCTTTGAAGCTTGGGGGGATCTTATGGATCATCATGATGAACCAACTAATCATTCCTACTGGAAACACATCATCCTAGATC CTTAA
- the LOC139187613 gene encoding syntaxin-22-like, giving the protein MRQEVVLADNEIAFNEAIIEEREQGIQEIQQQISEVNEIFKDLAVLVHDQGAIIDDIGANIENSHAATVQATSHLVKASKTQRSNSSLTCLLLVIFGVILIIVIIVVMA; this is encoded by the exons ATGAG ACAAGAGGTTGTACTTGCAGACAATGAGATTGCATTCAATGAAGCCATTATTGAAGAAAGGGAGCAAGGGATCCAAGAAATTCAACAACAGATCAGCGAGGTTAATGAGATTTTCAAAGATCTAGCTGTCCTGGTCCATGATCAAGGAGCTATAATCG ATGATATTGGTGCGAACATTGAGAACTCCCACGCTGCAACCGTGCAAGCAACCTCCCACCTTGTGAAAGCATCTAAGACCCAAAGATCTAATTCATCCCTg ACGTGTTTGCTGTTGGTGATATTTGGAgtcatcctcatcattgtgaTTATAGTTGTCATGGCTTGA
- the LOC103444954 gene encoding syntaxin-21-like: MSFQDLEAGSSPQQQHQQRRPFVYSNAIQNQQQNRSQNLYEPSQALSAGIFQINTAVSTFYRLVNSLGTPRDTLQLRDKLHKTRAHIGQLVKDTSEKLKQASETDHHAQVTVVKKIADAKLAKDFQAVLKEFQKAQRLAAERETTYAPFVPKDVLPSSYHAHEQEMSSSRSSKDQALLLE; encoded by the exons ATGAGTTTCCAAGATCTCGAGGCTGGTTCTTCTCCCCAACAGCAACACCAACAACGACGACCTTTCGTTTACTCGAATGCGATTCAGAACCAGCAGCAAAATCGAAGTCAAAATCTTTACGAGCCGTCCCAGGCCCTGTCTGCCGGGATTTTCCAAATCAACACCGCCGTATCCACTTTTTACCGCCTCGTCAATTCCCTCGGCACCCCGAGAGACACCCTTCAACTCCGAGACAAGCT GCATAAGACAAGGGCGCATATTGGGCAGTTGGTGAAAGATACTTCAGAAAAACTCAAGCAAGCTAGTGAAACTGATCACCATGCCCAAGTTACT GTTGTCAAGAAGATTGCGGATGCTAAGCTTGCAAAGGATTTCCAGGCCGTACTTAAAGAATTCCAGAAGGCTCAGAGGCTTGCAGCTGAAAGGGAAACAACATATGCTCCCTTTGTTCCCAAAGATGTTCTTCCATCCAG TTATCATGCCCATGAGCAGGAGATGAGTTCTTCTAGGAGTTCTAAAGACCAAGCTCTTCTTCTAGAATAA
- the LOC103444908 gene encoding protein FAR1-RELATED SEQUENCE 4 isoform X1 produces MSVGPMKTFAPLSFPTTFEGGCGVDLNFPTTTTVMDSSGPALALATTSIAEPHDAMEFESHEAAYTFYKAYAKSVGFGTAKLSSRRSRASKEFIDAKFSCIRYGNKQQSDDAINPRPSPKIGCKASMHVKRRPNGNWYVYSFVKDHNHELLPDQAHFFRSHRNTDPLNNDVRIRRRKSLAAVSSLFSAYQNVDCLESYLRNQHDKGRILVLEAGDAQLLLEYFMRLQEDNPKFFYAVDLNEEHRLRNVFWVDAKAMEDYTNFNDVVFFDTTYFTNKYKIPLVLFIGVNHHIQPTLLGCALIADDTVYTFMWLMQTWFIAMGEQAPRVILTDQNDAIKAAIPAVFPGTRHCFSLWNIMEKMHRQLEFLSMWHDSFLEKFTKCIFKSWSEQQFEKRWWKLIDRFNLREVGWMQSLYEDRTHWAPTFMRDISFAGLSPTSRSESLNSSFDKYIQGDTSLQEFMERYTAILEDRYEEEAKANFDAWHGTPELKSPSPFEKQMSLVYTHEIFKNFQVEVLGAAACHLKKENEDETATTFSVKDFEDNQNYTVEWNESKSDIYCSCHSFEYKGYLCRHAIVVLQMSGVFIIPPKYILQRWTNAAMSRHTIGERVDEVQSKARRYNDLCRRAIILGEEGSLSQESYDVALSAIKEALKQCASLNNCLENNAKPHDSAIHGVCGVDEENQCSTTSGANKTPRRAGSGKEVARNGNSTSKKGKVPQLEAMSFGMQDGHFQMQLSDSRPMQLHNAVPTMFQSVASTQLHNVASTHVHENLPQ; encoded by the exons ATGTCTGTGGGACCCATGAAAACCTTTGCACCCCTTTCCTTCCCTACCACTTTTGAGGGCGGATGCGGAGTCGATTTGAAtttccccaccaccaccaccgtcaTGGATTCCTCTGGTCCTGCCCTCGCCCTCGCCACCACTTCAATTGCAGAGCCTCATGACGCCATGGAGTTTGAATCTCATGAAGCCGCATACACCTTCTACAAAGCATATGCCAAGTCCGTGGGTTTCGGCACTGCTAAGTTGAGTAGTCGTCGCTCTAGAGCATCCAAGGAGTTCATTGATGCCAAATTTTCATGCATCCGGTACGGAAACAAGCAGCAGTCCGATGATGCTATCAATCCTCGACCTTCTCCCAAAATTGGCTGCAAGGCGAGCATGCATGTCAAGCGCAGGCCAAATGGTAATTGGTATGTTTATAGTTTCGTAAAGGACCACAACCATGAGCTTTTACCAGATCAAGCACATTTCTTTCGCAGCCACAGAAACACTGACCCCCTTAACAATGATGTTAGAATCCGGAGACGCAAGAGTTTAGCTGCAGTGTCCAGCCTCTTCAGTGCCTATCAAAATGTTGATTGTCTAGAGAGTTACTTGAGAAATCAGCATGACAAGGGAcggattttggttttagaagCAGGGGATGCTCAACTGCTGCTTGAATATTTTATGCGCCTACAGGAAGACAACCCAAAATTCTTCTATGCAGTTGATCTGAATGAAGAGCATAGGTTGAGAAATGTGTTCTGGGTTGATGCCAAAGCAATGGAAGATTACACTAACTTCAACGATGTTGTTTTCTTTGACACCACATACTTCACAAACAAGTATAAAATACCGCTGGTTCTTTTTATAGGAGTGAACCATCACATTCAGCCCACATTACTTGGCTGTGCTTTGATTGCAGATGATACGGTTTATACTTTTATGTGGCTAATGCAAACATGGTTTATAGCAATGGGTGAACAAGCTCCACGAGTAATACTCACCGACCAGAACGACGCCATCAAAGCGGCTATTCCAGCAGTATTTCCAGGCACACGCCATTGCTTTTCTTTATGGAACATAATGGAGAAGATGCACAGGCAGCTCGAGTTTCTAAGCATGTGGCATGATAGTTTTTTGGAAAAATTTACTAAGTGTATATTCAAGTCCTGGTCAGAACAGCAATTTGAAAAGAGATGGTGGAAACTTATTGATAGATTTAATCTTAGGGAGGTTGGATGGATGCAGTCATTGTATGAAGATCGTACTCATTGGGCCCCTACGTTCATGAGAGATATATCCTTCGCTGGGTTGTCTCCAACTTCACGGTCAGAAAGTTTGAACTCTTCGTTTGACAAATATATTCAAGGGGATACTTCACTGCAAGAGTTTATGGAAAGATACACAGCAATTCTTGAAGATAGGTATGAAGAGGAAGCGAAAGCAAATTTTGATGCTTGGCATGGAACACCTGAGTTAAAGTCTCCATCGCCGTTTGAGAAACAAATGTCACTAGTGTACACACACGAGATTTTCAAAAACTTTCAAGTTGAGGTTTTGGGAGCGGCTGCTTGTCATcttaagaaagaaaatgaagatgAGACAGCAACAACGTTCAGTGTCAAAGACTTTGAAGACAATCAGAATTATACCGTAGAGTGGAATGAATCAAAATCAGATATATATTGTTCTTGCCACTCATTTGAGTATAAAGGCTATCTCTGTAGACATGCTATTGTTGTTCTCCAAATGTCTGGTGTTTTCATCATCCCTCCCAAATATATATTGCAGCGATGGACAAATGCTGCTATGAGCAGGCATACCATTGGTGAAAGAGTGGATGAGGTTCAGTCTAAAGCCCGTCGCTACAATGATTTATGTCGACGGGCCATAATATTGGGTGAAGAGGGGTCACTCTCTCAAGAAAGTTATGATGTAGCATTATCGGCCATAAAAGAAGCGTTGAAGCAATGTGCAAGTTTAAACAACTGTCTTGAGAACAATGCAAAACCTCATGATTCAGCAATACATGGTGTTTGCGGTGTTGATGAAGAGAATCAATGCAGCACTACATCTGGTGCCAACAAGACTCCTAGGAGAGCCGGGTCCGGGAAGGAGGTGGCTAGGAATGGGAATAGCACAAGCAAGAAAGGAAAGGTAC CTCAGCTGGAAGCTATGAGCTTTGGAATGCAAGACGGCCATTTCCAAATG CAACTTTCTGACTCAAGGCCCATGCAGTTGCATAATGCGGTGCCAACAATGTTTCAGAGTGTTGCATCAACACAGCTCCATAATGTGGCATCAACACATGTGCATGAAAATCTCCCTCAGTAA
- the LOC103444940 gene encoding histone acetyltransferase MCC1-like, with protein MWHKWKEKFMSKLSKYIKYLLGIDNTIPMVNPKLPRRPAISYRPIQPSDLEILEKIHDDLFPIRYEAEFFQNVVNGHDIVSWAAVDRSRPNGQGDELIGFVTARIVLARESEIGDLLSFDSSNSDQTLVYILTLGVVESFRNLGIASALIREVIKYASSIPTCRAIYLHVISYNNSAIHLYKKMSFMCVRRLQGFYLINGQHYDSYLFVYYVNGGRSPCSPLELVTGTLNFMRNGLKSVFAMLRKNEDRKVSKWAKCKENHSLISTGPNRRNLTAAECTGYECV; from the exons ATGTGGCATAAATGGAAGGAGAAGTTCATGAGCAAATTATCCAAGTATATCAAGTATTTGCTGGGGATTGACAACACAATCCCAATGGTGAACCCAAAACTTCCCCGTCGTCCAGCCATATCCTATAGGCCTATACAACCTTCTGACCTTGAGATCTTAGAGAAAATCCATGACGATTTATTTCCCATTAG GTACGAGGCTGAGTTTTTCCAAAATGTCGTCAATGGACATGATATTGTGTCATGGGCAGCTGTTGATCGAAGTCGTCCAAATGGTCAAGGTGATGAACTTATTGGATTTGTAACCGCACGAATTGTTCTTGCAAGAGAAAGTGAG ATAGGGGATTTGCTCAGTTTCGACTCATCAAATTCAGATCAGACATTAGTCTACATTTTGACACTGGGAGTAGTAGAATCTTTCAGAAATCTTGGCATAG CTTCAGCACTTATTCGTGAGGTCATAAAATATGCCTCAAGTATTCCAACCTGCAGAGCAATTTACTTGCATGTCATTTCTTACAATAATTCTGCAATCCATTTGTACAAGAAAATGTCATTCATGTGTGTCAGAAGGTTGCAAGGCTTTTACTTGATCAATGGTCAGCATTATGATTCATATCTGTTTGTGTACTATGTAAATGGTGGCCGATCTCCTTGCTCGCCATT GGAGCTGGTTACAGGGACGCTGAATTTTATGAGGAATGGTCTTAAGTCTGTGTTTGCAATGCTACGGAAGAATGAAGACAGGAAGGTGTCAAAGTGGGCaaaatgtaaagaaaaccaTAGCCTTATATCGACCGGACCAAACAGGAGAAACCTGACTGCGGCAGAGTGTACAGGGTACGAGTGTGTTTGA
- the LOC103444908 gene encoding protein FAR1-RELATED SEQUENCE 4 isoform X2, producing MSVGPMKTFAPLSFPTTFEGGCGVDLNFPTTTTVMDSSGPALALATTSIAEPHDAMEFESHEAAYTFYKAYAKSVGFGTAKLSSRRSRASKEFIDAKFSCIRYGNKQQSDDAINPRPSPKIGCKASMHVKRRPNGNWYVYSFVKDHNHELLPDQAHFFRSHRNTDPLNNDVRIRRRKSLAAVSSLFSAYQNVDCLESYLRNQHDKGRILVLEAGDAQLLLEYFMRLQEDNPKFFYAVDLNEEHRLRNVFWVDAKAMEDYTNFNDVVFFDTTYFTNKYKIPLVLFIGVNHHIQPTLLGCALIADDTVYTFMWLMQTWFIAMGEQAPRVILTDQNDAIKAAIPAVFPGTRHCFSLWNIMEKMHRQLEFLSMWHDSFLEKFTKCIFKSWSEQQFEKRWWKLIDRFNLREVGWMQSLYEDRTHWAPTFMRDISFAGLSPTSRSESLNSSFDKYIQGDTSLQEFMERYTAILEDRYEEEAKANFDAWHGTPELKSPSPFEKQMSLVYTHEIFKNFQVEVLGAAACHLKKENEDETATTFSVKDFEDNQNYTVEWNESKSDIYCSCHSFEYKGYLCRHAIVVLQMSGVFIIPPKYILQRWTNAAMSRHTIGERVDEVQSKARRYNDLCRRAIILGEEGSLSQESYDVALSAIKEALKQCASLNNCLENNAKPHDSAIHGVCGVDEENQCSTTSGANKTPRRAGSGKEVARNGNSTSKKGKVPQLEAMSFGMQDGHFQMQLSDSRPMQLHNAVPTMFQSVASTQLHNVASTHVHENLPQ from the exons ATGTCTGTGGGACCCATGAAAACCTTTGCACCCCTTTCCTTCCCTACCACTTTTGAGGGCGGATGCGGAGTCGATTTGAAtttccccaccaccaccaccgtcaTGGATTCCTCTGGTCCTGCCCTCGCCCTCGCCACCACTTCAATTGCAGAGCCTCATGACGCCATGGAGTTTGAATCTCATGAAGCCGCATACACCTTCTACAAAGCATATGCCAAGTCCGTGGGTTTCGGCACTGCTAAGTTGAGTAGTCGTCGCTCTAGAGCATCCAAGGAGTTCATTGATGCCAAATTTTCATGCATCCGGTACGGAAACAAGCAGCAGTCCGATGATGCTATCAATCCTCGACCTTCTCCCAAAATTGGCTGCAAGGCGAGCATGCATGTCAAGCGCAGGCCAAATGGTAATTGGTATGTTTATAGTTTCGTAAAGGACCACAACCATGAGCTTTTACCAGATCAAGCACATTTCTTTCGCAGCCACAGAAACACTGACCCCCTTAACAATGATGTTAGAATCCGGAGACGCAAGAGTTTAGCTGCAGTGTCCAGCCTCTTCAGTGCCTATCAAAATGTTGATTGTCTAGAGAGTTACTTGAGAAATCAGCATGACAAGGGAcggattttggttttagaagCAGGGGATGCTCAACTGCTGCTTGAATATTTTATGCGCCTACAGGAAGACAACCCAAAATTCTTCTATGCAGTTGATCTGAATGAAGAGCATAGGTTGAGAAATGTGTTCTGGGTTGATGCCAAAGCAATGGAAGATTACACTAACTTCAACGATGTTGTTTTCTTTGACACCACATACTTCACAAACAAGTATAAAATACCGCTGGTTCTTTTTATAGGAGTGAACCATCACATTCAGCCCACATTACTTGGCTGTGCTTTGATTGCAGATGATACGGTTTATACTTTTATGTGGCTAATGCAAACATGGTTTATAGCAATGGGTGAACAAGCTCCACGAGTAATACTCACCGACCAGAACGACGCCATCAAAGCGGCTATTCCAGCAGTATTTCCAGGCACACGCCATTGCTTTTCTTTATGGAACATAATGGAGAAGATGCACAGGCAGCTCGAGTTTCTAAGCATGTGGCATGATAGTTTTTTGGAAAAATTTACTAAGTGTATATTCAAGTCCTGGTCAGAACAGCAATTTGAAAAGAGATGGTGGAAACTTATTGATAGATTTAATCTTAGGGAGGTTGGATGGATGCAGTCATTGTATGAAGATCGTACTCATTGGGCCCCTACGTTCATGAGAGATATATCCTTCGCTGGGTTGTCTCCAACTTCACGGTCAGAAAGTTTGAACTCTTCGTTTGACAAATATATTCAAGGGGATACTTCACTGCAAGAGTTTATGGAAAGATACACAGCAATTCTTGAAGATAGGTATGAAGAGGAAGCGAAAGCAAATTTTGATGCTTGGCATGGAACACCTGAGTTAAAGTCTCCATCGCCGTTTGAGAAACAAATGTCACTAGTGTACACACACGAGATTTTCAAAAACTTTCAAGTTGAGGTTTTGGGAGCGGCTGCTTGTCATcttaagaaagaaaatgaagatgAGACAGCAACAACGTTCAGTGTCAAAGACTTTGAAGACAATCAGAATTATACCGTAGAGTGGAATGAATCAAAATCAGATATATATTGTTCTTGCCACTCATTTGAGTATAAAGGCTATCTCTGTAGACATGCTATTGTTGTTCTCCAAATGTCTGGTGTTTTCATCATCCCTCCCAAATATATATTGCAGCGATGGACAAATGCTGCTATGAGCAGGCATACCATTGGTGAAAGAGTGGATGAGGTTCAGTCTAAAGCCCGTCGCTACAATGATTTATGTCGACGGGCCATAATATTGGGTGAAGAGGGGTCACTCTCTCAAGAAAGTTATGATGTAGCATTATCGGCCATAAAAGAAGCGTTGAAGCAATGTGCAAGTTTAAACAACTGTCTTGAGAACAATGCAAAACCTCATGATTCAGCAATACATGGTGTTTGCGGTGTTGATGAAGAGAATCAATGCAGCACTACATCTGGTGCCAACAAGACTCCTAGGAGAGCCGGGTCCGGGAAGGAGGTGGCTAGGAATGGGAATAGCACAAGCAAGAAAGGAAAG GTACCTCAGCTGGAAGCTATGAGCTTTGGAATGCAAGACGGCCATTTCCAAATG CAACTTTCTGACTCAAGGCCCATGCAGTTGCATAATGCGGTGCCAACAATGTTTCAGAGTGTTGCATCAACACAGCTCCATAATGTGGCATCAACACATGTGCATGAAAATCTCCCTCAGTAA
- the LOC103444858 gene encoding binding partner of ACD11 1-like: protein MEIRTLKVSNVSLAATEHDLKDFFSFSGEVEYIEIQGDNERSQVAYVTFKDFKGAETSVLLSGATIVNQSVTIDLAPDYKLPAAVASALPTATENVSPGGVQSAVHNAEDVVSSMLAKGFILGKDAINKAKAFDEKHQLSSTATATVSALDQKIGFTDKLNAGTSMVNDKVKQMDERFQVSEKTKVVFSAAEQTVSSAGSAIMKNHYILTGTSWVTGAFNRAAKAATEVSQKTIDKVSAQEEGGRKVEGSGPVH, encoded by the exons ATGGAG ATAAGGACATTGAAAGTTAGCAATGTCTCCCTAGCTGCAACGGAACATGATTTAAAggatttcttttccttctccGGTGAAGTTGAATACATTGAAATTCAAgg CGACAACGAGAGGTCTCAGGTTGCATATGTTACCTTCAAGGATTTCAAGGGGGCAGAAACTTCAGTGCTTCTTTCG GGAGCAACAATTGTCAATCAGTCCGTTACCATAGATCTGGCTCCAGATTACAAGCTTCCAGCTGCTGTGGCTTCAGCACTTCCGACT GCAACGGAAAATGTAAGTCCTGGTGGTGTGCAATCTGCTGTACACAATGCAGAGGATGTCGTGAGCAGCATGCTCGCCAAAGGATTCATTTTGGGAAAAGATGCGATCAACAAGGCAAAGGCCTTTGATGAGAAACACCAGCTTAGTTCCACTGCGACGGCCACAGTTTCTGCTTTGGACCAAAAGATTGGTTTCACTGACAAACTTAATGCTGGCACAAGCATGGTAAATGATAAGGTGAAGCAAATGGATGAAAGGTTTCAGGTTTCTGAGAAGACCAAGGTTGTGTTTTCAGCTGCAGAGCAAACGGTCAGTAGTGCTGGATCTGCAATCATGAAGAATCATTACATATTAACTGGGACATCGTGGGTAACCGGTGCTTTTAATAGGGCTGCCAAGGCAGCAACTGAAGTGAGCCAAAAGACAATTGATAAGGTTTCAGCTCAGGAAGAGGGTGGAAGGAAAGTGGAAGGAAGTGGTCCGGTCCATTAG